DNA from Mycolicibacterium alvei:
GTGTGCGGGGCGCAGCAACTCCCCAGGTCGTCGGGCCGGCAACAGACACCCCCATGGCGTTTTCGGAGCCGGTTTCCGGTGCCGGTTTCCGGCTCGCGGCTAGGCTGGAACCGTGACGTCACGGGAGCCCGCCTGGGAGCCGGATGTATTGCCGGGGTTCTGGCAGCAGACCATCGATGCAGGACCCGATCCCGACGGCGAAGGCGATCTGGTCGCCACGCTGGTACGTCGTGGACCCGGGGACGCGGCGGGGCGATCCGCCCACGCCGTGCTGGCCTTGCACGGTTACACCGACTACTTCTTCCACACCGAACTGGCCGAGCGATTCGCCGACCGCGGGTTTGCCTTCTACGCGCTGGACCTGCCCAAGTGCGGACGCTCGCGCCATGAGGGCCAGACCGCACATTTCACCACCGACCTGGCGCGGTACGACCACGAGCTGCAGCGGGCGCTGGAGGTGATCGCCGCCGACACCGGCGACGCCAAGGTGTGCCTGTACGGGCACTCGGCCGGCGGTTTGATCCTCACCTTGTTCGCCGACCGACTGCGACGCAGTGGCGGGCTGTCCACTCATCATGTCGGTGGGCTGATACTCAACAGTCCGTTCTTCGATCTGCACGGACCAGCGGTCCTGCGCACCGCGCCCACGTCGGCTGCTCTGGTCGCCCTGGCGCGGCTGCGGAAGCTGTCGGTGATCCGCAAACCCACCGATGGTGGTTACGGCACCACGCTGCATCGCGACTACGGCGGTGAGTTCGACTACAACCTGGAGTGGAAACCGTTGGGCGGCTTCCCCGTCACGCTCGGCTGGATCAATGCGATCCGCCGCGGGCAAGCCCGCCTGCACCGCGGCCTCGACGTCGGCGTGCCGAATCTGATCCTGCGGTCCGACCGCAGTGTCACCGAATCCTCCGATCCGGCAGCCATGCAACGCGGTGACGCGGTGCTGGATGTCAGTCAGATCGCCCGATGGTCCGGTTGTGTGGGTAGCCGCACCACGGTCGCCCCGATCTCCGACGCCAAGCACGATGTCTTCCTGTCGATGGCCGACGTGCGGGAGGCGGCGTACCGCGAGTTGAACCAGTGGCTGGACTACTACCTCAGTCTGCAAACCCGGCCGAGCACCACATCTTCCGGATAGGGACAGCGCATGGATCACTACGACCTGACCATCATCGGTACCGGTTCGGGCAACAGCATTCTCGACGATCGCTATGCCGGGATGAAGGTCGCGATCTGTGAGCAGGGCACTTTCGGGGGCACCTGTCTCAACGTCGGCTGCATCCCCACCAAGATGTTCGTCTACGCCGCCGAGGTCGCTCACACCGTCACCGACAGTGCGCGATTCGGGGTCGACGCACACATCGACAAGGTGCGCTGGTCCGACATCGTCTCCCGGGTGTTCGGTCGAATCGACCCGATCGCGGCCGGCGGCGAGGATTACCGTCGAAATGATCCACACATCACCGTGTACGCCGGCCACACCCGGTTCGGTCCCACGACTGCCGACGGCCGCTACACGCTGCGCACCGAGGCCGGTGAAGAATTCAGCAGCGATCAGGTGGTGATCGCTGCGGGCTCACGTTCGTACATCCCGCCGGCCATCCTGGACTGCGGCGTCATGTACTACACCAGCGACGACATCATGCGGATCCCCGAACTGCCCGAGCATCTGGTGATCGTGGGCGGTGGATTCGTCGCGGCCGAGTTCGCGCACGTGTTCTCGGCGCTGGGAGTGCGGGTCACCATCGTGGTGCGCGGCGCCGGCATGCTCACCCATTGCGATGAGACGATCTGCCACCGCTTCAGCGCGCTGGCCGCCCAGAAGTGGGACCTGCGCACGCATGAGAACGTGATCGGCTCCCACCACGACGGCGAGAAGATCGTCCTGGAACTCGACGATCGCAAGACCCTCACCGCCGACATGCTGCTGGTGGCCACCGGGCGAGTTCCCAACGGGGATCTACTCGACGCCGAACTCGCCGGGGTCGAGGTGGACGAGGACGGCTTGGTGATCGTCGACGAGTACCAACGCACAACGGCGCGTGGCATTTTCGCACTCGGCGATGTGTCGTCGGACTATCAGCTCAAGCACGTGGCCAACCACGAGTCGCGGGTGGTCCAGGAGAACCTGCTGTGCGACTGGGACGACGTCGAGGCGATGGTGCCCAGCGATCACCGGTTCGTACCGTCGGCGGTGTTCACCGAACCACAGATCGCCGCGGTCGGACTGACCGAGGCGCAGGCGCGGGACGACGGGTACGACGTCGTCACCAAGGTCCAGGCCTATGGCGACACCGCATACGGCTGGGCCATGGAGGACACCACCGGCGTCGCCAAGTTGATCGGTGATCGCGAGACCGGGAAGATCCTGGGCGCGCACATCATGGGCCATCAGGCCTCCTCGATCATCCAGCCGCTGATCCAGGCGATGAGTTTCGGTCAGACCGCAAAAGAGGTTGCCCGTGGCCAGTATTGGATTCACCCGGCATTGCCCGAAGTGATCGAAAATGCCTTGTTGGGCCTGCTCGACTAGGCCTGCGCCGACCAGCGCTGCTCGATCCGGCCGAACCGCCAGATCCCCAGGGCCACGCCCCAACTCAGCGCGAAAAGGCCGACGATCGCATAGCCGACGAACTTCAGGTCGGCCGATCCGACGAAGGCCAGTGGCCCGGTGGTGATATCGAGGCGCTCCACCAGCAGGCCGGTCAGCACGATCGCCCCGATCCCCAGTGCCACGATCACCGACAGCACCGTGACGGTCAGGTTGTAGTAGACCTTGCGAACCGGTTGCAGGAACGCCCAGCCGTAGGCCCGCGCCATGAAGATGCCGTCCGCACTGTCGAAGAGGCTCATGCCCGCCGCGAACAACACCGGTAGCACCAGCATGGCGTACCACGGGAGCGTGAAGGCCGCCGTCCCTGCCGCGAGCACCAGCAACGCCACCTGGCTGGCGGTGTCGAACCCCAGCCCCATCAGGAACCCCACCGGGTACAGGTGCCAGGGCTTGTTGACCCGCCGCATGACCCGGCTCAGCAGCCGGGCTACGAATCCCCGGCTGTTGAGCTGACGCTCGAGCTCCGCCTCGTCGAAATCGCCGGTGCGCATCGCGCGGAATACCTTGGCGATGCCCACAGCGGCCACCAAGTTCGTCAGCCCGATCAGGATCAGGAATGTGCCTGCCACCAGCGAGCCGATCAGCCCCAGGGCCTGAAGCGTTGCCGAGTTCTCGTCCTGTACCGGACCCACGAGCGCCCGTACACCCAGCGCCAGCAGCAGCGCGAGACCGAACACGACGCTGGAATGGCCCAGGGAGAACCAGAAGCCCGCCGATACCGACCGGGTGCCCTCGCCGACCAGCTTTCGCGTGGTGTTGTCGATGACGGCGATGTGATCGGCGTCGAACGCGTGCCGCACGCCCAGCAGATAGGCCGTGACGCCGAGACCCACCCCGAACACCCCGGCCGAACCCAACGAGATGTGTTGGGGGGCAACACCGAAAATCAGTACACCCCAGCCGATGACGTGGAGGACCAGCACCACTGCGGCGACCGCGGCAATCGACGTCCAGTCGGCACGGCCGAAACTGGTGGCCAGTCGGGCGGATCGGGCGGTTGCCGGCGGTGCACCGATGGTCATTGGTCGAGCGTAGGACGAGCACCGATATCTGTCTAGGTGAACAGATGAGAGTGTCGCTTCAGCCGTGCCGCGCCCCGATCCAGTGCAGCAGATCATGCACGGTCTCGTCCTCAAGTCGGTAGTTGACCGTACGGCCGACCCGGGTGGAGGTGACCCAGCCCTGCTCGCGGAGTACCCGTAACGCCTGGGATACGGAGTTCTCCGAACGGCCGAGAGCCGTAGCCAGGTCACTCACACAGATACCGGGTACCCGGTGCAGGCCGAGGAGGATCTCCAACCGGTGCGGGTCGGACAGCAGGTCGAAGCGCTGCGCCCATCCCGGGGTGTCGACGTCGGTCAGGGCTGACGATGCGCGCTCGACCTGAACCTCTTTACCGTGCTGGTGCACAGCTCGAATCTAGTCCAGAAACCCGTGCAACAACGCCGACGAGCCCCCGACGTGGGCCAGCATGGCTGCGGCGGCCCGTTCACCGTCACCGGCCAGGATCGCCATCACGATCGCCTCGTGCTGTTCATCGGAATGAGCGATGTTGCGCGCCAACAGCGGGATCTGGTCCAGCAGGGCGTTGATCCGCATCCGGTTCTCGGCGATCAGCGGCACCAACGACGGGGATCCCGCCGCGGCCGCGATGGCCAGATGCAGCCGCGAATCAAGGCGACGGTAGTCGGCGGGTTCGGCAGCGCGGACGTCGGCCAGCCGCGACCACAAACCGTCCCGCTCGGCCGCGCTCAACGTGCGCCCGGCAGCCATCCGCGCCGCCCCGACCTCCAGAATCTCGCGCAATCGCAGCACATCGTCGATCTCCTCGCCCGTCGGACTGGGGCCGTCGGCGGTGTGTCGGGGGACTTCGTCGGTGAGGAAGGTGCCGCCGTACCGCCCTCGCTTGGACACCAGATAACCGGCGTCGGCCAGCGATTTGATCGCCTCTCGGACCGTGTCACGGCTGACTCCCAGGCGGGTGGCCAGCTCACGTTCGGGCGGCAGTGACTCCCCCGGACTCAACACTCCCAATCGGATCGTCTCCAGCAACCGGCCGACGGTGTCCTCGAAGGCGTTGCCCAGCCGAACCGGACGCAACAGCGCACCGGCTGCCGGCTGCTGCGGATCCGGTTCGGCTGTCATGGCTGGCTACCTCGGTGTCACAGCGGCGTCACGTACGCGGAGCTGATGCCGCCGTCGACCAGGAACGTGGAACCCGTGATGAACGACGCGTCGTCGCTCGCCAGGAACGCCACCGCGGCGGCCAACTCCTCGGGTTCGGCGAAACGGCCGACCGGGATGTGTACCAGCCGCCGCGCGGCACGCTCGGGATCCTTGGCGAACAACTCCTGC
Protein-coding regions in this window:
- a CDS encoding ArsR/SmtB family transcription factor, translated to MRAVHQHGKEVQVERASSALTDVDTPGWAQRFDLLSDPHRLEILLGLHRVPGICVSDLATALGRSENSVSQALRVLREQGWVTSTRVGRTVNYRLEDETVHDLLHWIGARHG
- a CDS encoding alpha/beta hydrolase → MTSREPAWEPDVLPGFWQQTIDAGPDPDGEGDLVATLVRRGPGDAAGRSAHAVLALHGYTDYFFHTELAERFADRGFAFYALDLPKCGRSRHEGQTAHFTTDLARYDHELQRALEVIAADTGDAKVCLYGHSAGGLILTLFADRLRRSGGLSTHHVGGLILNSPFFDLHGPAVLRTAPTSAALVALARLRKLSVIRKPTDGGYGTTLHRDYGGEFDYNLEWKPLGGFPVTLGWINAIRRGQARLHRGLDVGVPNLILRSDRSVTESSDPAAMQRGDAVLDVSQIARWSGCVGSRTTVAPISDAKHDVFLSMADVREAAYRELNQWLDYYLSLQTRPSTTSSG
- the mtr gene encoding mycothione reductase, which produces MDHYDLTIIGTGSGNSILDDRYAGMKVAICEQGTFGGTCLNVGCIPTKMFVYAAEVAHTVTDSARFGVDAHIDKVRWSDIVSRVFGRIDPIAAGGEDYRRNDPHITVYAGHTRFGPTTADGRYTLRTEAGEEFSSDQVVIAAGSRSYIPPAILDCGVMYYTSDDIMRIPELPEHLVIVGGGFVAAEFAHVFSALGVRVTIVVRGAGMLTHCDETICHRFSALAAQKWDLRTHENVIGSHHDGEKIVLELDDRKTLTADMLLVATGRVPNGDLLDAELAGVEVDEDGLVIVDEYQRTTARGIFALGDVSSDYQLKHVANHESRVVQENLLCDWDDVEAMVPSDHRFVPSAVFTEPQIAAVGLTEAQARDDGYDVVTKVQAYGDTAYGWAMEDTTGVAKLIGDRETGKILGAHIMGHQASSIIQPLIQAMSFGQTAKEVARGQYWIHPALPEVIENALLGLLD
- the nicT gene encoding Nickel transporter NicT codes for the protein MTIGAPPATARSARLATSFGRADWTSIAAVAAVVLVLHVIGWGVLIFGVAPQHISLGSAGVFGVGLGVTAYLLGVRHAFDADHIAVIDNTTRKLVGEGTRSVSAGFWFSLGHSSVVFGLALLLALGVRALVGPVQDENSATLQALGLIGSLVAGTFLILIGLTNLVAAVGIAKVFRAMRTGDFDEAELERQLNSRGFVARLLSRVMRRVNKPWHLYPVGFLMGLGFDTASQVALLVLAAGTAAFTLPWYAMLVLPVLFAAGMSLFDSADGIFMARAYGWAFLQPVRKVYYNLTVTVLSVIVALGIGAIVLTGLLVERLDITTGPLAFVGSADLKFVGYAIVGLFALSWGVALGIWRFGRIEQRWSAQA
- a CDS encoding FadR/GntR family transcriptional regulator, with translation MTAEPDPQQPAAGALLRPVRLGNAFEDTVGRLLETIRLGVLSPGESLPPERELATRLGVSRDTVREAIKSLADAGYLVSKRGRYGGTFLTDEVPRHTADGPSPTGEEIDDVLRLREILEVGAARMAAGRTLSAAERDGLWSRLADVRAAEPADYRRLDSRLHLAIAAAAGSPSLVPLIAENRMRINALLDQIPLLARNIAHSDEQHEAIVMAILAGDGERAAAAMLAHVGGSSALLHGFLD